CTACAATCTCTGTAGTTCAAATCACCATCTCTTGCCCAAACCAGAACAGTAGTCTGTATTGTGGCCTCTACAATCTATTTTCCCCTGCAATCTATTCAGTACAGAGCAAAGTAGTCCTTTTATGACATAGATCTCATCACACCATTCGTTTGCTCAGAATTTTCTAACGGCTTGGCTTCCTGAGACACTCTTGGGATAAAAGCCAAAGCTCTTACCATGGCCTTGAATGCAAACTCTTCCATTTCATGTGCTACTACTTTCCCTGACAACCCTAACACTCCAGCTGCCCTGAACAGCCTATTCCTTGAATCCATCAAGCGGAAATAACCTTCCCCCAGAGGGCAATGTGGCTTACTCCCCTGATTGAACTTCAAACCAGTTGATTTCTGCTCAAGGTCACCTTCCAGGCACCTTAACCACTTTTTATAATCACCCCTACCTACCttgcttttttcttcattgcaCCTCATTGGCCCAACTATCATATATTTGTTTACTATCTGCCCCCACCCAATTAGAATAGAAGAACCTTAAAGACAGGGACCTCGTTTAACTATTCCATCTCCAATGCCCAGAATATGCCTGGAACACGGCTGCTATTTGTTGCACGAATAATCTCTGAACAAGAATGCCTCATTTTTCGATATCCTCACCAGATCTTATAGACCTTTATAAATCTCTGGTAATCTAACATGTGggaaatagtatatattttaatttgtatcatttttttgGGTTGGCCTTTgtatctcttttcttccccttgaaGGCTATCTTTTCATATTCCTTGCTCAGCCTGTCTTTTTCCTCTTGCTTTGCAAGAGCTATTGATACTTTAAAGAAGTTATTCCTTTGTCTGTCATAtgctgcaaatatattttcctagttTGCCATTTGCCTGTGACTTTGTGGTCAcattatcaatttttcctttttggcttCTGGTTTGGGGGCATGCTTAGAAAGTTCTCCCCTGTTTCAAGATCATCAAAGCAGCCAtacttgttttcttctaatactgtaatatatatgtatatgtaaaacattatgatatttagatctttgatctgGGATTTTCTTTAGGGCATAAAGAGTAAGGAAGTGATCTAGTTTAAAAGCAAAGTTAGCctaaaaaaagggcaaaaaaaaaaaaaggcaaacttaAAATACAATGAATAGAAATTTCTGGATACCATTTATAAAACTTACTGTTTTAATCTTCccaaaaaatattcataatttaaaaaataaattcaaacactGTTTACTTATTTTCCAATACACATGTTATAAGCAcatttgatacatatatatgtgtgtacatacaataaaattctattttccataattttctaGAATATTATAATTTGAcattattatcactattaaaatattttcccaagaaagtttgtttcattcttctcagttactttctccctttcctggatcttgatttctttttcgtTTTactatattttgctttaaaaagtctCTTTTCAATTAAGCTCACTTCTTCATGGAGAGAAGATGTCTTTATTCTtagcaggaaggagaagagatttattataaactGATAGCTCCGTGAAAAATTTGATTCTTCATAGGTTGTCACATGTTTACAATAgctagaaagggaagaaaaataagttatCTTAAAATgaccatatgaaaaaaaaaaatgaccatatgACATGTATCTATCCCTGAAACATCCCCCAAACTAGCAAATACATATAGTTAGGCTTAAAATAGTACTCAGAGTTGGAATGAAACTTGGAACAATTTGGTAAAACAACttaattttacagaggaaaaaatgttAGCACCGTCCCTGGGTTAGCTACCGTGCCAGGATAATAGAGCCAGGTCTCACAATTCCTTACCCACAAGTCCTTCCATTCCAAATGGGCTGCTTCTTTTTACCATGCTCAAGGCAAACAATAGCACACAGGAAGAGATTctgagcctatttttaaaataatccctaATCCCCACCCAAAATAACACACCAGACATGATAATGTAGCCTATAATCTTGCACTATTATAGAAAGAAGAGATTACAAAGCAATTTCACTTATCTTAAAAGTAGATCAAGTGCCCAACTACCACCAAATCTCTAATTATGAATCTTTAACACCCCATCTCTAACTATACCAAGGTGTAGGCAATCCAGGGGACAGAGGAACATGTTAAATGGTATCAGAGGTTGTAATCAGCAAAAGGCAGACTACGAAATTGTATAGGACACAAGACCTGGATTATTCAACAAGTAATTTTTTCcctgcagggaaaaaaaagacctaaaaggGGAATTTACCAACCCCAACAATTAAAGGATATCTTAGCTACTTGCAAAATAAGGCCCAATGTATGGGCCTTATTTGGATTGgcttatattaaaaatttcatagCAATTGGGAAAGCCTAAACATTGACTGAATGTTTGATAATATTAAGGAattactattcatttttttaatgtgtgattgatgtttattgtggttttgtttttaaaaatactatgacatttgaaaaaaaatactatgacaTTTGAGATATGCTTCCAAATAATctgggggcagaggtggaggagtGGGTTGGCATGTCCAAAGCAAGTCTATAGTAATATTGACAAATGTTAAGGCTGAATGACAGGCACAttatactattctattttttaatatacttgaaattttccataataaaaagctttaaaaaaacctTAACCCTACAGAAGATATGAACCTTTAGATATTAGGACTTATATAACATATATGGTCCTAAGTTCCTGAAAGTTTATGCATGCCTGAAAGTTTGTATGTACATCACAAAATTCTGCCCCCAACAGTTGTGACTAGGATAACTAGGCTTAGTTCTCTCACctgtaaaacaggaaaaaataacagTGCCTACCTCACAGATTGAACAAAAGTATCGAATGAGAATACATATCAAGCACTTAACCCAGTGGTCAGCACACAGTAAGGGCTCAAAAATGTTCACCTCCACTAGGTTCTTTTCaaatcagtttttgttttcacttaaaaatcttaagattacTTTAACAATCTACAATAAAGCCAAAACCCTACCATATTCACTAATAGGGCATTTAGCCTCAACTACTCATTGCGGTAACAGAAATCAAATATAAGCCATTCACAGGAATTCTCACAAACTGGTGgcctcttgcttttcttttcttttcttttaaatttcagcaaTTGTAAGAGAGATTCTTCCAGACAAACAGTTATAACAAAAAGGGTAAAAAAGTAATGTTTCTTTTACTTAGGGAAGCTCTATTTCTACACCAGAAAGATAAGGTATACAAATTATTTGCTCCCAAATAATTGAATCATGAACAATACCTTGTAAGAATTACACTCTTTATCACAAACTCAGAAAACTATCCTAGAGTTAAAAGCCATAAAACTGAATATAACATACAATTTGTTATTGCCAAGTATTTTGCTGTGCATAGAACATGTGCCAACAGATGTTCTTGAGCCCTGACATGGAAAATAAATGTGTGGCAAATGGATGCTGTCAGAATACGTTCATACAATTTTATGCAAAGGGATAAGCACAGGTTTACATTTAAAAGAAGGgtgtaaagtctttaaaaataaataaataaaaaaataaaaaataaaagaagggtgTAAAGGTACATTTGAACTTCCTTATGAGAACTTCCTTGTGAGAAGTTCGAATGTATGCAAAAGGTATAGTCTCCCAAGTCcgtatacatataaaaataaataaacctgctAACACAAGTTAATGTTTTGGTGGTCTGAAAGATACTAGATGTTCAAATTTGACATATGATTatttgagtactttttttttttttttaactctaaagtattagttaaaatcttttaaattcaaATCAAATGTTTGTGGGATGTGTATGTATGGGGGAGTAAGAGGGCATCCAAAGCCTCTCCATTTCCTGTGGATGGCAATTTGAAGTACTTCTTCTTATGGAAGGAAAGAGGAACCACCTGCCCTACTCACGGAGGCCTAGGATAGATACTTGATTAGCCAGCGCCTACAATGGGTTGTTAGACCTAGCTAATTGTCAGTAACTGGCCTACTTACAGATCGGTACTTCTACAAATGTGAGGAATATTAAGGGTATTTAAATTCATGAAGACTGTTAGTTCTGCCTCAGATAAGAAGCATAAACAACTTTTTGTATCTGAAGTGCTCTTATGGCCTTTCTCTGCTTAGTTCTTAAGGCTTGAGTGTGAATGTTCTCATAATTATTTTACTGTACGATGCTTGTCTCTTGAACCCTCAGACATGAGTCCTTCTGTGGAACAAAATTCTCTATACAGTTGAAGATTTGCTTTCTGAAGCATCAAAACACTTCATTTTAACCATATTGTATGGACATCTTTTAAAACTGAGTTACATgctatttggttattttaaacAGAGCAcacagcatttctttcttttttttctttttttttttttttttagcctttacaATTATGGTATTATAAGTTGTTCATTTTTACTgtaaaaacattagaaaatacaGCTAAGAGAAACAAACCCAAAGAGAATGCACACAGCATTTTGGGTCATGCTCTGTGTTATAGCTGAGACCCCATTAGGCTTATTTTGTTAGGTGGAGCAATTAAACAGTGGTCATGAATGAACTTTCAGTCTGCTGGAACTTGAGTTCTTTTGTCTGCTTCTGATTCTGATGCTGGCTCCTCTCTCGTTTGTCAAGTGGATGTCATTTATGTTTGCAGTCAAGATGATTATCAGCAGAGCACCTCACAGTCTCCgtcctttgtttcttttgatgaTTAGGAGTTTGGAAATCAGACATCTCAGCCTGACAGAAACACACCTGAAGGCAGAGTAAGCTGGCTCGGAGTGAGGGGCTCAGAGGTTTTCTGAGAAAAGTGCATTAGCTCTAGTCAGGGACTTTGTGACATTTTTATTGGTTAGCAGGAGCCTTTTTGGCTTACTCTGTGGTTCTAGGCTATGGTCTAAATAAGCAAGGTTGACAAAATTTTGGTGCATAAAGTCATGATATCCCTAATGCTTCATCTATAGGTTATAATTTTTAGCCTTATAGTTcatgcagagaaaaaaatctcagttgTTTCATCTCCAACTATACAAGGTCTATTTGTAACTAATTTTCTTATATTACTGTATTAAATCTGTGAAGATTTAGAAAGACCTAGAAATACACTGATTGCACCATAAAGGTAGAAGCTCCCCCCTAACTCACTCAGGACTAATTCCGCAGGCATGAGAGACAGAAGGGTGCCAGAACACCACTTCCTAACTTACAGGTCTCATGCCGGTGCTCCTCACCAGCCAGCACACTACaaccttttctcttccttctgatgaAATCTTAAAATCGGAAAAAGCCATTGCACTGACCATTGCACAGGAATGTAACACCTCAGACGTGGAGTTGACCCTGGGGTTTGGATTCCAGCCTTTCCCTGTTCCTGTTGTAAAGACAGCGCCACTCTGTAGTCATTCTAGACTCAGCTAAACTTTTGGTGAGTAGTAAATTTTCATACAAATTGCTTCATTTTGTTATCTCCTAATGtgttttctacattttacttATCTTTGATTGATACTCAACTCAGGAAGAGAAACTCTTTaatagaaaattatgttttatttaaagtaatgatcagtTACCATGTATTGAGAATTACTATATGACAGACACcaaaatctcatttaattctcatactCTATTTTCTACACATTCAATCAGCAAAAGACtggtgagcacctactatatactAGGCTCTGTTCTAGCCTCTGGGATTTTTCATTAATTAAGACAGAGTCTCTGTACTCAAGGACCTTATATTCTATTCTAGTGTGAGGAGGtagacaaaaaagcaaaataaatatataataatctaTTCAATACTGATAAGagctttaggaaataaaacacagGCATGGGGAGTAGAGAATGATGAGGTGTGCATGTGAGGGTGAGGGGAGAGTAGGTGCTATTTTAGACAGGATGGGGAAGTGGAATTTGAGCAAAAACCCAACAGGACTGAGTCCATGTGGATACATaaggaaaagcattccaggctGGAGGCCTAACATGTGCAAAGGTCTGTGTGGGAAGTGTGCTTAGCAAGTTCAGGGAACAGTGAGGAGGTCGATGTGAACAGGGGCAGTGAGCACAGAGCAAAGGAGGTAAGCGAGGAAGGTCAGAGAATTGTAGGGGCCTGTAGGTCCCTCAGGGTCTTTGAACTTTACTCTGAATAAGATGGGAGCCATTGGAggttttaagaagagaaaaaagatcagTATTACATGCTCTCTGTGCCATgggaaaaagataaagatataagCTCCCTCATAATTCACTCATAGGCTGGTTTTACAATTGGGACGAGAGAGCTACAAGGATGGTCAACAGCTTTCTCACAATAAGCAAGCAGCAGCGTTGGGATATGAACAGCCCAATTCATTCGCACGTCCTCTTCACTGCTGGGAAATTGCCTTATAAACAATTTCTATGTATCAAGAGTGAGATtagtataaaatgaaattagtatAAAAATATGAGGTCACAATGAAAAAAGTCTTTATAATCTAAaactttttccagctttattgagatactttCAACATGCaatgttgtgaaatgattatcacaataaggttagttaacaccttCCTCCCTAAAACTCTTAAACAAGACTCAATGTATAATCCCAATTTTCATGCTTATAAGCCCAACATCTTCTAATTCCAAGAAATAACCTATCTGGTTCTTATTATAGTCAACTGTAATTttacgtgattttttttttttaaactagaaaagAATACTACTTCATGCCAAACTGGATATTTCACGATGTTTTTTTATCCTTTGATTTCTAAAAGCATCACATACCTTCTACAGAATTTCTGTGTGCTAAGCCAATATAGTGAATTCTTGGTTGTCAGTGACTGGCCTTTCTTCTTCAGAATCCCCTGGAGGCCATGTCCGTGGAAACAGGTTCTTGTAGAGTCTCCTTCAGTCCAGTTGAACTGAAAACTTGAAGgcctttttttttcaacagttgGTACTGAATCAACAAGTGTGCTAAATTGTTTTTGTAGATTCACCACCATTTCTGGAAATGgaggacaaaaggaaagaaatcaaataaaaagtaatgtTAAATCATAGATGAGTTTAGTTGTTAGTCAAGTACTAATATTactttcttagttttgataaattCATCATGACAATGCAAGAGGACAACAACAGGAGGGAGTTGAAACTGGATGAGGGGCATTGGGGAACtactttaaaaaggttaaaatggtaaattttgttatatatttttaacacaatgagaaaaaaatgaacaagacaatCTACAGGCAATTCTCCACTTTCTCTCTGAAAGTCATACAAATATAGGGTGATTTTAGATTTTGGTGGGAACTTAAGTTCTGTTTTAAAGAATGCAACGTTCCTGAAACAGATTCCTCTGGAGATTTACGGAGGATGATATTTCTTTGGATGAGTGTTggaatatttgttgaagaagtaaaataatcccttagttttttttaagtttatttatttatttaagtattctcTATACCCAATGGGAGCTTGaaacacaaccctgagatcaagagtcacatgctctaaagactgagccagtcaggtgcccctaggcACACTattcaagatatttatttatttttaaagatttatttatttgagaaagaaaaggagagcaagagagaatcacaagcaggtgggaaggatagagggagaggcagactccctgctgagcagggagcccaatgcaggacttgatcccaggaccctgggatcatgacctgagccaaaggcagacacttaaccgactgagccacccaagcaccccaagtcaagatatttagcttttctttctttcttttttttaaaattaattaattatttatttattagagacatagaaagaggtagagagaagcaggctcctcgaggggagcctgacatgggactcgatcccaggacctcatgagccaaaggcagatgctcaatcattgagccacccaggtgtcccgatatTTAGCTTTTCTACAACAGTATTGCTATATGGTGTTAAGAGAAAATGCAACTCACCTCTTCTTTTATATACTACTGCTTTGTCAATGGATGAGTGGTAGAGGGGCTTTTCGCTTTTCCATAGATACCTGTACAATATAGAAAAACATTTGGAGCAGGTTGGAGAAGAAATATATACaatggttttctgttttctcatggtATGAGAATTATTTATACATTCTGGATACAAATCTTTTACCAGATATGTAATGTACACATATTTTCTTCCACTGTATGGgttctcattctcttaacagtgtcttctGAAGAGAAGATATTCTTTCTtctgatgaagtccaatttataattttttttatagatcaTACTTCTGGTATCATATCTACAAAAT
This is a stretch of genomic DNA from Canis lupus baileyi chromosome 12, mCanLup2.hap1, whole genome shotgun sequence. It encodes these proteins:
- the TAF1B gene encoding TATA box-binding protein-associated factor RNA polymerase I subunit B isoform X3 produces the protein MGSTGKSWPTYEDIYKKTIEIGKFLDLPRFPDITEDCYLHPNILCMKYLMEVNLPDEMNDLTCQVVKMTGIGEVDFLTFDPIAKMAKTVKYDVQAVAVIVVVLKLLFLLDDNLEWTLSNIAEKYNEKNKEDKPWFDFRKWYQVMKRSIDEKKQKWEEARAKYLWKSEKPLYHSSIDKAVVYKRREMVVNLQKQFSTLVDSVPTVEKKRPSSFQFNWTEGDSTRTCFHGHGLQGILKKKGQSLTTKNSLYWLSTQKFCRSYCKHVTTYEESNFSRSYQFIINLFSFLLRIKTSSLHEEVSLIEKRLFKAKYSKTKKKSRSRKGRK